A stretch of the Archangium violaceum genome encodes the following:
- a CDS encoding sugar ABC transporter permease, translating into MQILLRKTGFDPRFSSMVLVLLMVWAVLAALTEGTFLTPRNLYNLSIQTCVTGIMACGMVFLIVARQIDLSVGSLLAFTGMLIAYSQVRWFHPEANWGWLLSIALGVAAGVAVGAFQGWWVAYRQVPAFVVTLAGYLMYRGAAFLVADGQTIAPLHTNYQVLGGGLSGSIGVGWSSALGVLTCIAVVCHRWLVRRTSARYGAEQPPLWADVLRVVLQCGAIGAFVAVMNSYVGFDAQQNRVGKGIAVPVLIFIGVVFMMSFIAERTRFGRYLFALGGNPEAALLSGIPTFRVMFYLFMLMGALAALAAMITTARLNSGANSMGQMAELYVIAAAVIGGTSLAGGVGSISGCVVGALLIQSLDNGMVLMDVSSAKRQIFIGLVLIAAVWFDVVYNRRSNR; encoded by the coding sequence ATGCAAATCCTTCTCCGCAAGACGGGCTTTGACCCGCGCTTCAGTTCAATGGTCCTGGTGCTGCTCATGGTCTGGGCCGTCCTGGCGGCTCTGACCGAAGGCACCTTCCTCACGCCGCGCAATCTCTACAACCTGTCAATCCAAACATGCGTGACCGGCATCATGGCCTGCGGCATGGTGTTCCTGATCGTGGCCCGGCAGATCGACCTGTCCGTGGGTTCGCTGCTTGCCTTTACCGGCATGCTGATCGCTTACAGCCAGGTGCGGTGGTTTCATCCGGAAGCCAACTGGGGCTGGCTGCTGAGCATCGCGCTCGGCGTGGCGGCGGGCGTCGCCGTTGGGGCCTTTCAGGGGTGGTGGGTCGCCTACCGACAGGTGCCTGCCTTCGTCGTCACGTTGGCAGGCTACCTGATGTATCGCGGTGCGGCCTTCCTCGTCGCTGACGGGCAGACCATCGCGCCGCTGCATACCAACTACCAGGTCCTCGGTGGCGGCTTGTCCGGTTCGATCGGCGTGGGTTGGAGTTCGGCATTGGGTGTGCTCACCTGCATCGCCGTTGTCTGCCATCGCTGGCTCGTGCGTCGCACGAGCGCCCGCTACGGCGCCGAACAGCCCCCGCTGTGGGCCGACGTGCTGCGGGTGGTGTTGCAATGCGGCGCGATTGGAGCGTTCGTCGCGGTGATGAACAGCTATGTCGGCTTCGATGCACAGCAGAACCGGGTAGGAAAAGGGATCGCGGTGCCGGTCCTCATCTTCATCGGCGTCGTGTTCATGATGAGCTTCATCGCTGAGCGCACCCGTTTCGGACGCTACCTGTTTGCACTGGGCGGCAATCCGGAAGCTGCGTTGCTCTCGGGCATACCGACGTTCCGCGTGATGTTCTACCTCTTCATGCTCATGGGTGCGCTCGCCGCACTGGCGGCGATGATCACGACGGCGCGCCTGAATTCGGGGGCGAATTCGATGGGGCAGATGGCGGAGCTGTACGTGATTGCCGCGGCGGTGATCGGCGGCACCTCGCTCGCGGGCGGCGTGGGCTCGATCTCCGGTTGCGTGGTGGGGGCGCTGCTGATCCAGAGCCTGGACAACGGCATGGTGCTCATGGATGTCTCCAGCGCGAAGCGGCAGATCTTCATCGGCCTGGTGCTCATTGCCGCGGTGTGGTTCGACGTGGTCTACAACCGACGGAGCAATCGATGA
- the xylF gene encoding D-xylose ABC transporter substrate-binding protein — protein MSLNRRATLLWLVVMAAVPRVANAEGLVVGVSWSNFQEERWKRDEAALKAALQKLGAKYISADAQGSNEKQLSDVEGLISRGANALIVLAYDSDAILPAVQRARQENIPVVAYDRLIQDPGVLYVTFDNVEVGRIQAREVLKVKPQGNYVFIKGSPTDPNSDFLHRGQLEVLQSAIQAGKIKVVGEQYTEGWSPEVAQRNMEQILTRNSNKVDAVVASNDGAAGGAVAALKAQNLTGVPVSGQDADIAALNRIARGEQTVTVFKDTRVLGEAAAHFAVAMAKGTKPSAIQGATLWNGGTRKLPIPAVFLKPVPITADNLDHVLSSGWATRQQVCAGASGAKAPKACR, from the coding sequence ATGAGCTTGAACCGCAGGGCCACCCTGTTGTGGCTCGTCGTCATGGCAGCCGTGCCGAGAGTCGCAAACGCAGAGGGCCTGGTGGTAGGCGTCTCCTGGTCCAACTTCCAGGAAGAGCGCTGGAAGCGCGACGAGGCCGCGCTCAAGGCGGCCTTGCAGAAGCTTGGTGCGAAGTACATCAGCGCCGACGCGCAGGGTTCCAACGAAAAGCAGTTGTCGGACGTGGAGGGTCTGATCTCGCGCGGCGCCAACGCGCTGATCGTGCTTGCTTATGACTCCGACGCCATTCTGCCCGCTGTGCAGAGGGCTCGTCAGGAGAACATTCCGGTGGTGGCGTACGACCGCCTCATCCAGGACCCGGGGGTGCTGTATGTCACGTTTGACAACGTCGAAGTGGGCCGCATCCAGGCCCGCGAGGTGCTGAAGGTCAAGCCACAGGGGAACTACGTATTCATCAAGGGCTCGCCGACCGATCCCAACTCGGACTTCCTGCATCGCGGCCAGCTCGAGGTCCTGCAAAGCGCCATCCAGGCCGGAAAAATCAAGGTGGTGGGCGAGCAGTACACCGAAGGCTGGTCGCCGGAAGTCGCTCAGCGCAACATGGAGCAGATCCTCACGCGCAATTCCAACAAGGTTGACGCGGTGGTGGCCTCGAATGACGGTGCTGCTGGAGGCGCGGTCGCGGCCCTGAAGGCGCAGAACCTGACCGGAGTCCCGGTGTCCGGCCAGGACGCCGACATCGCAGCGCTGAACCGGATTGCCCGCGGCGAGCAGACGGTCACCGTGTTCAAGGACACCCGCGTGCTGGGCGAGGCGGCGGCCCATTTCGCGGTTGCGATGGCCAAGGGCACGAAGCCGTCGGCAATCCAGGGCGCGACCCTCTGGAACGGCGGTACCAGGAAGTTGCCTATTCCAGCGGTCTTCCTGAAGCCGGTACCTATCACGGCGGATAACCTCGACCACGTCCTCAGCTCGGGTTGGGCCACCAGGCAGCAGGTGTGCGCAGGCGCGAGCGGCGCGAAGGCCCCGAAAGCCTGCAGGTAG